Proteins encoded within one genomic window of Camelina sativa cultivar DH55 chromosome 19, Cs, whole genome shotgun sequence:
- the LOC104765116 gene encoding uncharacterized protein LOC104765116 — translation MMKIPIGVVALFVALSVSSLFGFGLASPNTVPAFLWSPHLQSANGELDEAVNYQVISAKDLVASVFTQGGWSNFLCPEKKLEQPVDVALVFIGRELLSSDVSSRRNSDPTLVNSLNNLFTASNFSLAFPYIAAPEEERMETLLLSGLKEACPNNVGVSNIVFSDSCFVEDGSIQKLSGRQSFKDHLLARRETRKEGETDLVVLCSEGSEESKSQAGQSLSERESISELVNSVEQSGSKYTALYVSDPYWYTSYKTLQRFLAETAKGNSTPEVTTGCDELCKFKSSLLEGILVGIVFLLILISGLCCMAGIDTPTRFETPQDS, via the exons atgatgaagatacCAATTGGTGTGGTGGCGTTGTTTGTGGCTCTCTCTGTGTCCTCTCTCTTTGGATTTGGATTGGCTTCTCCGAACACCGTTCCTGCTTTCCTCTGGTCTCCTCATCTCCA GTCTGCGAATGGTGAGTTGGATGAGGCTGTAAACTATCAGGTCATATCTGCAAAAGATCTTGTAGCTTCTGTGTTCACTCAAGGAGGCTGGTCAAATTTTCTG TGCCCGGAGAAGAAACTTGAGCAACCTGTTGATGTTGCACTTGTGTTCATTGGCAGAGag TTACTCTCCTCTGATGTTTCTTCAAGAAGGAACTCTGACCCTACCCTTGTTAATTCATTGAAC aaTCTATTTACAGCTTCCAACTTCTCGCTGGCATTCCCATATATTGCTGCGCCAGAGGAAGAAAGAATGGAGACTTTGTTGCTTTCAGGGCTTAAAGAAGCTTGCCCCAACAATGTAGGAGTCAGCAATATCGTGTTCTCAGATTCATGCTTTGTTGAGGATGGGTCTATTCAGAAACTATCAGGCCGGCAGTCTTTCAAA GATCATTTGCTTGCTAGAAGAGAAACAAGGAAAGAAGGAGAAACTGACTTAGTTGTGCTTTGTTCCGAGGGTTCTGAAGAATCAAAAAGTCAAGCTGGCCAATCTCTTTCAGAGC GTGAAAGCATCTCCGAACTTGTTAATTCTGTAGAACAATCCGGCAGTAAATATACAGCTCTTTATGTTTCTGATCCTTATTGGTACACATCTTACAAAACTCTCCAAAGGTTTCTTGCTGAAACTGCTAAAGGAAACAGCACTCCTGAAGTTACTACTGGTTGTGATGAACTCTGCAAATTTAAGTCATCCCTTTTGGAGGGCATACTAGTG GGAATcgtttttcttctcatcttgaTCAGTGGACTTTGCTGTATGGCGGGTATCGATACACCGACTAGATTCGAGACTCCTCAAGATTCTTAA
- the LOC104765117 gene encoding uncharacterized protein LOC104765117: protein MICVSLRNRIHNWLRDYVRLQSFVVILIYAQIGCALIGSLGALYNGVLLINLAIALFGLVAIESNSQKLGRTYAVLLFCGVLLDVSWFILFSKEIWNLSSEMYQAFYIFSVKLTMAMEIAGFVVRISSSLLWFQIYRLGSSVIDTSFPRQSDSDLRNSFLEPPLFARQRSRDPESRNSFLEPPAIPKPRSRSDDFLGDSADEPAFYTPLLDGCQSNITTPDITQVVKYHAAGDIYKGSPSSAAEASRNKSPFSRSLEALDSSLR from the exons ATGATCTGTGTTTCGTTACGAAATCGAATACATAATTGGCTTCGCGACTATGTTAGGCTCCAATCTTTCGTTGTGATTCTTATTTACGCTCAG ATTGGGTGCGCGTTGATCGGTTCACTAGGGGCATTGTACAATGGAGTCTTGCTAATAAATTTGGCGATTGCGTTATTTGGGTTAGTGGCAATCGAGAGTAATAGCCAGAAGCTTGGCAGAACCTATGCGGTTCTTCTTTTCTGCGGCGTTCTTCTCGATGTCTCATGGTTCATTCTCTTCTCCAAGGAGATTTG GAACCTTTCTTCTGAGATGTATCAAGCCTTTTATATCTTCTCTGTGAAACTCACTATGGCTATGGAAATTGCTGGGTTTGTTGTGAGGATATCGTCTTCTCTGTTATGGTTTCAGATTTATAGGCTGGGATCTTCTGTTATAGACACTTCATTTCCTCGTCAATCAGATTCAGACTTACGAAATAGCTTCCTAGAACCTCCTCTTTTCGCTAGGCAACGTTCACGTGATCCAGAATCACGAAATAGCTTCTTAGAGCCTCCTGCTATACCTAAGCCACGTTCACGTTCTGATGATTTCTTGGGAGATTCTGCTGACGAACCAGCCTTCTACACTCCTCTGCTTGATGGCTGCCAAAGCAATATCACTACGCCCGATATAACACAG GTGGTTAAATATCATGCAGCTGGGGACATTTACAAAGGATCACCATCATCTGCTGCAGAAGCCTCTCGAAATAAGTCTCCTTTCTCCAGGTCCTTGGAGGCACTTGATTCAAGTCTCCGTTGA
- the LOC104765115 gene encoding L-ascorbate oxidase homolog produces MQGGRLLTVLVCLASTVAIVSAGDPYFYYTWNVTYGTAAPLGIPQQVILINGQFPGPNLNSTSNNNVVINVFNNLDEPFLLTWSGLQHRKNSWQDGVTGTSCPILAGTNFTYHFQPKDQIGSYFYYPSTSLHRFTGGFGGLRVNSRLLIPVPYADPEDDHTILINDWFTKSHTALKNFLDSGRTLGSPDGVLINGKSGKVGEKNEALFTMKPGKTYKFRICNVGFKSTLNFRIQGHKMKLVEMEGSHVLQNDYDSLDVHVGQCFAVLVTADQVAKNYYMVASTRFLKKEVSTVGVLSYEGSNVEASAELPKAPVGWAWSLNQFRSFRWNLTASAARPNPQGSYHYGKINITRTIKLANSKNVVNGKVRFGFNGVSHVDTETPLKLAEYFGMAEKVFKYNVIKDEPAAKITALTVEPNVLNITFRTFVEIIFENHEKSMQSFHLDGHSFFAVASEPGRWTPEKRSNYNLLDAVSRHTVQVYPKSWSAILLTFDNAGMWNIRSENWERRYLGEQLYVSVLSPEKSLRDEYNIPLNTNLCGIVKGLPLPAPYTI; encoded by the exons ATGCAGGGTGGTAGGCTTTTGACGGTGTTGGTGTGCCTCGCCTCCACGGTGGCGATTGTTAGCGCCGGAGACCCTTACTTCTACTACACGTGGAACGTGACCTACGGAACCGCCGCTCCCCTCGGAATTCCTCAACAGGTGATTCTCATCAACGGACAGTTCCCTGGTCCTAACCTAAACTCAACCTCCAACAACAATGTTGTCATTAACGTCTTCAACAACCTCGACGAGCCTTTCCTCTTGACCTG GAGTGGACTTCAGCACAGGAAGAACTCCTGGCAAGATGGTGTGACTGGGACCTCATGCCCAATCCTAGCCGGCACCAACTTCACTTACCATTTCCAGCCTAAGGACCAGATCGGTAGTTACTTCTACTACCCATCCACATCTCTCCACCGTTTCACCGGTGGTTTCGGTGGCCTCCGTGTCAACAGCCGTCTCCTCATCCCGGTCCCTTACGCTGACCCCGAAGACGACCACACCATCCTCATCAACGACTGGTTTACCAAGAGCCACACCGCTCTCAAGAACTTCCTTGACAGTGGTCGTACTCTTGGATCCCCCGACGGTGTTCTCATCAACGGGAAATCCGGTAAAGTTGGCGAGAAGAACGAGGCTCTCTTCACCATGAAGCCAGGAAAGACTTACAAGTTCAGGATCTGCAATGTTGGATTCAAATCCACTCTTAACTTCAGGATCCAAGGACACAAGATGAAGCTTGTTGAGATGGAAGGCTCTCACGTCCTCCAGAACGACTACGACTCTCTTGACGTCCACGTCGGACAGTGTTTTGCCGTTCTAGTGACCGCTGACCAAGTGGCCAAGAACTACTACATGGTTGCATCCACTAGGTTCCTCAAGAAGGAAGTGAGCACTGTTGGTGTGTTGAGCTACGAAGGAAGCAACGTTGAGGCTTCAGCTGAGCTCCCCAAGGCTCCCGTCGGCTGGGCTTGGTCTCTCAACCAGTTCAGATCCTTCAGATGGAACTTGACCGCTAGTGCTGCCAGACCTAACCCACAAGGATCTTACCATTACGGAAAGATCAACATCACCCGTACCATCAAGCTCGCCAACAGCAAGAATGTGGTGAACGGAAAGGTCAGGTTTGGGTTCAACGGTGTATCACACGTTGACACCGAGACTCCATTGAAGCTTGCTGAGTACTTCGGAATGGCCGAGAAGGTTTTCAAGTACAACGTCATCAAGGACGAACCAGCAGCCAAGATCACAGCACTAACCGTTGAGCCCAATGTCCTCAACATCACTTTCCGTACCTTTGTCGAAATCATCTTCGAGAACCACGAGAAAAGCATGCAATCTTTCCATTTGGACGGTCACTCCTTCTTCGCTGTCGC TTCCGAGCCAGGAAGATGGACACCAGAGAAGAGAAGTAACTACAACTTGCTCGACGCAGTTAGCAGACACACCGTGCAAGTGTACCCCAAATCCTGGTCAGCTATTCTCTTGACATTCGACAACGCCGGTATGTGGAACATCAGATCAGAGAACTGGGAGAGAAGATACTTGGGCGAGCAATTGTACGTCAGTGTTCTCTCACCTGAAAAATCACTAAGAGACGAGTACAACATCCCTCTCAACACCAACCTTTGCGGCATCGTCAAGGGCTTGCCATTACCTGCACCTTACACTATTTAA